In the genome of Pseudarthrobacter sp. IC2-21, one region contains:
- a CDS encoding TetR/AcrR family transcriptional regulator, producing MRVSASERKEQLIAATIEIMRREGVQSVTMRAIAKEANAPLAAAHYCFSDKDELMDRAAEAWLKNLSRFSSDVPDYLGLRKAVEQVAEGYWRALEEEPSSILAEIELIMWATRNAASPLAGKIYPAYVVELGNIFSVAAQNSGEGCRIGFPALVRLFLMIYDGAAIQYMTDPKGADHSAHFFMMIDALLIKAGV from the coding sequence GCGCCGTGAGGGCGTTCAGTCGGTAACCATGCGGGCGATTGCCAAGGAGGCGAATGCCCCCCTGGCCGCGGCACATTATTGCTTCAGCGATAAAGACGAACTCATGGACAGGGCGGCCGAGGCGTGGCTGAAGAATCTGAGCCGGTTCTCCAGCGACGTGCCGGATTATCTCGGCCTTCGAAAGGCCGTGGAGCAGGTGGCGGAAGGTTATTGGCGCGCACTGGAGGAAGAGCCCTCGAGCATACTCGCGGAAATCGAACTCATCATGTGGGCGACGCGCAATGCCGCCAGCCCGCTGGCTGGAAAGATTTATCCCGCTTATGTGGTGGAACTGGGAAACATCTTCTCTGTGGCTGCCCAAAACAGCGGGGAGGGGTGCCGTATCGGCTTCCCGGCGCTGGTGCGGCTGTTCCTGATGATCTACGACGGCGCAGCGATCCAGTACATGACCGATCCGAAGGGTGCCGATCACAGTGCCCATTTCTTCATGATGATTGACGCTCTCCTGATTAAGGCCGGCGTTTAG
- the ureC gene encoding urease subunit alpha encodes MSLEIPRKQYADLYGPTTGDAIRLADTELFLEIEKDLTVYGEEVVFGGGKVIRDGMGQNGQVTRDEEVPDTVITNAIILDYTGIYKADVALKDGHIVKIGKAGNPQITDGVDIVIGASTEIIAGERKILTAGGIDTHIHFISPDQVPTALCSGITTMVGGGTGPAEGTKATTITPGKWHIQRMLQAIEGLPINVGLFGKGHASAVEPLAEQIRAGAIGLKVHEDWGATTSSIDTSLKVADEYDVQVAIHTDTLNECGFVEDTIRAIDGRVIHTFHTEGAGGGHAPDIIKIAGLPNVLPASTNPTLPYTRNTIEEHLDMLMVCHHLSPAIPEDVAFADSRIRAETIAAEDVLQDLGIFAITSSDSQAMGRVGEVVTRTWQVADKMKRQRGVLKDPRGESAAGEHGAANGAGAESDNFRLKRYIAKYTINPAIAQGMADAIGSIEVGKFADLVLWDPAFFGVKPEVVLKGGQIAYALMGDSNGSIPTPQPRTMRPMYATLGKALQKSSITFLSKAAIEAGVPEELGLERVIRPVSGIRTLTKADLKHNNATPDIEVDPETYKVTVDGEDVTCEPSDELPMAQRYFLF; translated from the coding sequence ATGAGCCTTGAAATTCCCCGCAAGCAGTACGCGGACCTGTACGGCCCCACCACGGGAGATGCCATCCGGCTGGCTGACACTGAACTGTTCCTTGAGATCGAGAAAGACCTCACCGTCTACGGCGAGGAAGTGGTGTTCGGCGGCGGCAAGGTGATCCGTGACGGCATGGGCCAGAACGGCCAGGTCACCCGGGACGAAGAGGTCCCGGACACCGTCATCACCAACGCGATCATCCTGGACTACACGGGCATCTACAAGGCGGACGTCGCCCTCAAAGACGGCCACATCGTCAAAATCGGCAAGGCCGGCAACCCCCAGATTACCGACGGCGTGGACATCGTGATCGGGGCCAGCACCGAGATCATCGCCGGGGAGCGGAAAATCCTCACCGCCGGCGGCATCGACACCCACATCCACTTCATCTCCCCGGACCAGGTCCCCACCGCACTGTGCAGCGGGATCACCACCATGGTGGGCGGCGGCACCGGCCCGGCCGAAGGCACCAAAGCCACCACCATCACCCCGGGCAAATGGCACATCCAGCGCATGCTGCAGGCCATCGAAGGTCTCCCGATCAACGTGGGCCTCTTCGGCAAGGGCCACGCGTCCGCCGTCGAGCCTTTGGCCGAGCAGATCCGGGCCGGGGCCATCGGGCTCAAAGTCCACGAGGACTGGGGCGCCACCACGTCCTCGATCGACACGTCGCTGAAGGTCGCCGACGAGTACGACGTCCAGGTGGCCATCCATACCGACACCCTGAACGAGTGCGGCTTCGTAGAGGACACCATCCGGGCCATCGATGGCCGCGTCATCCACACATTCCACACCGAAGGCGCCGGCGGCGGTCACGCGCCGGACATCATCAAGATCGCCGGCCTGCCCAACGTCCTGCCCGCGTCCACCAACCCCACCCTGCCCTACACGCGGAACACCATCGAAGAGCACCTGGACATGCTGATGGTGTGCCACCACCTCAGCCCGGCCATCCCCGAGGACGTGGCGTTCGCGGATTCCCGCATCCGCGCCGAGACCATCGCCGCCGAGGACGTCCTGCAGGACCTGGGCATTTTCGCGATCACCTCCTCCGACTCGCAGGCCATGGGCCGTGTGGGCGAAGTGGTGACCCGCACCTGGCAGGTGGCGGACAAGATGAAGCGGCAGCGCGGCGTTTTGAAGGATCCCCGGGGGGAAAGCGCAGCCGGCGAGCACGGCGCCGCGAACGGTGCCGGGGCCGAGAGCGATAATTTCCGGCTCAAGCGCTACATCGCGAAGTACACCATCAACCCGGCCATCGCGCAGGGCATGGCGGACGCCATCGGCTCGATCGAGGTGGGCAAGTTCGCGGACCTGGTGCTCTGGGATCCGGCGTTCTTCGGCGTCAAACCCGAAGTGGTCCTCAAGGGCGGGCAGATCGCCTACGCGCTGATGGGCGACTCCAACGGGTCCATCCCCACCCCGCAGCCCCGCACCATGCGGCCCATGTACGCCACCCTGGGCAAGGCCCTGCAAAAGTCCTCCATCACGTTCCTGTCCAAGGCCGCGATCGAGGCAGGCGTGCCGGAAGAGCTCGGACTGGAGCGGGTCATCCGCCCGGTGTCCGGCATCCGCACCCTCACCAAGGCGGACCTGAAGCACAACAACGCCACGCCGGACATCGAAGTGGACCCGGAGACGTACAAGGTGACGGTGGACGGCGAGGATGTCACCTGCGAGCCGTCCGACGAACTGCCCATGGCCCAGCGCTACTTCCTCTTCTAG
- the ureG gene encoding urease accessory protein UreG, giving the protein MTEPIIIGIGGPVGAGKTQLVERLTRHMSGEISMAAITNDIYTIEDAKILAANGILPEDRIIGVETGGCPHTAIREDTSMNTAAIKELKARHPDLQVIFVESGGDNLSATFSPELVDFSIYIIDVAQGEKIPRKAGQGMIKSDLFIINKTDLAPHVGADLSVMERDSKEFRGDKPFCFTNLKTDEGLDAVIRWIRRDVLMLDLAK; this is encoded by the coding sequence ATGACTGAACCCATCATTATCGGCATCGGCGGCCCGGTGGGGGCCGGCAAAACCCAGCTGGTGGAACGGCTGACCCGCCACATGAGCGGCGAGATCTCCATGGCCGCCATCACCAACGACATCTACACCATCGAGGACGCCAAGATCCTGGCGGCCAACGGAATCCTTCCGGAGGACCGGATCATCGGCGTCGAAACCGGCGGCTGCCCGCACACCGCCATCCGGGAAGACACCTCCATGAACACCGCGGCCATCAAGGAACTCAAGGCCCGCCACCCCGACCTGCAGGTCATCTTCGTCGAATCCGGCGGCGACAACCTCTCCGCCACCTTCAGCCCCGAACTGGTTGACTTTTCCATCTACATCATCGACGTGGCCCAGGGCGAAAAGATCCCGCGCAAGGCCGGCCAGGGCATGATCAAGTCCGACCTCTTCATCATCAACAAAACCGACCTCGCCCCGCACGTCGGCGCCGACCTGTCCGTCATGGAACGGGACTCGAAAGAATTCCGCGGCGACAAACCCTTCTGCTTCACCAACCTCAAAACCGACGAAGGGCTCGACGCCGTGATTCGGTGGATCCGGCGCGACGTCCTGATGCTCGACCTGGCCAAGTGA
- a CDS encoding YybH family protein: MTDKESTISSLVARHELAASAIHRGDPGPLIGLLSEDGPTTLFPAVAPGKSGWADVSATFRWVSTRFADGTPVVYELVAADVSGDLAYTVGYERSAVSVDGGPLEEELVRVTHIYRRENGEWRLAHRHGDTGQHVSPGLTSLLSQAMPDKPRPGSGGRT; the protein is encoded by the coding sequence ATGACAGACAAGGAAAGCACCATCTCCAGCCTTGTGGCACGGCATGAACTTGCCGCGAGCGCCATCCATCGCGGCGATCCCGGCCCGCTGATCGGGCTGTTGTCCGAGGACGGCCCTACCACACTTTTCCCGGCTGTCGCGCCCGGGAAGAGCGGCTGGGCGGACGTCAGTGCTACGTTCCGCTGGGTGTCCACCCGGTTCGCTGACGGAACGCCCGTGGTCTATGAACTGGTGGCCGCCGATGTCAGCGGTGACCTCGCGTACACGGTGGGCTACGAAAGATCGGCCGTCTCCGTGGATGGCGGCCCGCTGGAAGAGGAACTGGTCCGGGTCACCCACATCTACCGCCGGGAAAACGGGGAGTGGCGGCTGGCCCACCGCCATGGCGATACGGGCCAGCACGTCAGCCCGGGCCTCACCAGCCTCCTGAGCCAGGCCATGCCGGACAAGCCCCGCCCCGGCTCCGGCGGCCGGACTTAA
- a CDS encoding cupin domain-containing protein produces the protein MPNLVRMSLDSPEETRPFEGDTGQLQLVNVDKGAVGRATFLPGWRWSEHVKPIAKTESCQASHMGYFVSGRMKVVMDDGEEMEYSAGDFGIMAPGHDAWVVGDEPCVVIDWQGFADYAKR, from the coding sequence ATGCCAAATCTAGTTCGCATGAGCCTGGACTCGCCCGAGGAGACCCGACCCTTCGAAGGTGACACCGGCCAGCTTCAACTCGTCAACGTCGACAAGGGCGCCGTTGGGCGCGCCACGTTCCTGCCCGGCTGGCGCTGGTCCGAACACGTCAAGCCGATCGCCAAAACAGAGAGCTGCCAGGCATCCCACATGGGGTACTTCGTTTCGGGCCGGATGAAAGTGGTCATGGACGACGGCGAGGAGATGGAATACAGCGCCGGCGACTTCGGCATCATGGCACCCGGGCATGACGCCTGGGTGGTGGGAGACGAGCCCTGTGTGGTCATCGACTGGCAGGGATTCGCCGACTACGCGAAGCGCTGA
- the ureE gene encoding urease accessory protein UreE, translated as MIIEKVLGNLHDLPPDAGEYAGLHREKVVLPSAELVKRIQRVTTDHGKELGIRLPAGSADLRDGDILHVADTNMIVVSVLPTDVLVIAPRSIHEMGVVAHSLGNRHLQAQFFDSSSEYGAEVMVCAYDHTVEDYLKHVGVPYDRQERVMPVPFRHAEHSH; from the coding sequence GTGATTATCGAAAAAGTCCTGGGCAACCTGCACGATCTGCCGCCGGACGCGGGGGAGTACGCGGGCCTGCACCGGGAGAAGGTGGTCCTGCCCAGCGCCGAGCTGGTCAAACGGATCCAGCGCGTCACCACCGACCACGGCAAGGAGCTCGGCATCCGCCTGCCCGCAGGGTCTGCGGACCTGCGCGACGGCGACATCCTGCACGTGGCGGACACCAACATGATCGTGGTCTCCGTCCTGCCCACCGATGTCCTGGTCATCGCGCCGCGGTCCATCCACGAAATGGGGGTGGTGGCGCACTCGCTGGGCAACCGGCACCTGCAGGCCCAGTTCTTCGACTCGTCCTCGGAATACGGGGCCGAGGTCATGGTCTGCGCCTACGACCACACCGTGGAGGACTATCTCAAGCACGTCGGGGTTCCCTACGACCGGCAGGAACGGGTCATGCCTGTTCCTTTCCGCCATGCCGAACACTCGCACTAG
- a CDS encoding urease accessory protein UreD — protein sequence MGELELQVAVRQGRSVAVQQYHRGALRILRPHYLDESGQVCYVMVNPGGAYLGADLFVIDVEVEAGASLLLTTQSATKVYRTPGSFAEQRMTLRLGDNAQLELAPDQLIAYREASYRQRTHVTVCPTSSLIMAEVVTPGWSPDGSSFKYEELRLRNEIHVAGTHGTQLLALDNLLIRPPLADVTGMGFMEGFSHLGSLIAVDPRVDQALADDLHALAAGHDAHTGVSLTARQAGTAALVLRSLSNSTGELNRLLRACTGLLRERWYGQAPMNLRKY from the coding sequence ATGGGGGAGCTTGAGCTACAAGTCGCCGTTCGGCAGGGCAGGTCCGTGGCGGTGCAGCAGTACCATCGGGGCGCCCTGCGGATTTTGCGGCCGCACTATCTGGATGAGTCGGGGCAGGTTTGCTATGTCATGGTGAACCCTGGCGGGGCGTATCTTGGGGCTGATCTCTTCGTTATTGACGTTGAGGTGGAGGCGGGGGCTTCTTTGTTGTTGACTACACAGTCTGCGACGAAGGTTTACCGGACGCCCGGCTCCTTTGCCGAGCAGCGGATGACCTTGCGGCTCGGCGACAATGCGCAGCTGGAGCTGGCCCCGGACCAGCTGATCGCCTACCGGGAGGCCAGCTACCGGCAACGTACCCACGTGACCGTCTGCCCGACGTCGAGCCTGATCATGGCCGAGGTGGTGACTCCCGGCTGGTCACCTGACGGGTCCTCGTTCAAGTACGAGGAACTGCGGCTCCGGAACGAAATCCATGTGGCCGGCACCCACGGCACGCAGCTGCTCGCGCTGGACAACCTGCTCATCCGGCCCCCGCTCGCGGATGTTACCGGGATGGGCTTCATGGAAGGGTTCAGCCACCTGGGCTCCCTGATCGCGGTGGACCCGCGGGTGGACCAGGCGCTCGCCGACGACCTCCATGCGCTGGCCGCAGGACACGACGCCCACACCGGCGTGTCGCTGACCGCCCGGCAGGCGGGCACTGCGGCGCTGGTCCTGCGTTCCCTGTCCAACAGCACCGGGGAACTCAACCGGCTCCTCCGGGCCTGCACCGGCTTGCTGCGCGAACGCTGGTACGGGCAGGCACCAATGAACCTCAGGAAGTACTGA
- a CDS encoding cupin domain-containing protein, with protein MSAEEAPRLTVVQPGEGRHGSLGTIGVVFKLFGEHTNEQISIVEHPFPVGALVPPHKHTREDEYSIVLEGEIGFRSGEREAVLGAGGYITKPRGELHTMWNAGKVPARMIEVISPAGFEHFFWGLADQLESGGPPDPEAIGKLAAEYGLQFGEAPWLPGIIARYGLNPPMG; from the coding sequence ATGAGCGCTGAAGAGGCTCCACGGCTCACTGTCGTGCAGCCAGGAGAAGGACGCCACGGCAGCCTTGGAACAATCGGGGTTGTCTTCAAACTGTTCGGCGAACATACCAACGAACAGATCTCCATCGTGGAGCATCCCTTCCCGGTAGGGGCCCTCGTTCCACCGCATAAGCACACGCGCGAGGATGAGTACTCGATCGTCCTCGAAGGCGAAATCGGGTTCCGCTCCGGTGAGCGGGAGGCGGTCCTGGGCGCCGGCGGCTACATCACCAAGCCACGCGGCGAGCTGCACACCATGTGGAACGCCGGCAAAGTTCCCGCGCGGATGATCGAAGTGATCAGTCCTGCGGGGTTCGAGCATTTCTTCTGGGGGCTGGCCGATCAGCTTGAATCCGGCGGTCCACCGGACCCTGAAGCCATCGGCAAACTCGCCGCTGAATACGGTCTCCAGTTTGGCGAGGCGCCATGGCTGCCGGGCATCATCGCCCGGTACGGCCTGAATCCCCCCATGGGCTGA
- a CDS encoding urease subunit gamma, with product MHLLPREQEKLMIVVAADLARRRQSRGLKLNFPEAVALISYELIEGARDGRTVADLMSYGTTLLTRDDVMEGVPEMIHDVQIEATFPDGTKLVTVHDPIR from the coding sequence ATGCATCTTTTGCCTCGTGAGCAGGAAAAACTCATGATCGTTGTTGCCGCCGATCTGGCCCGTCGCCGGCAGTCCCGGGGCTTGAAGCTGAACTTCCCCGAGGCGGTTGCCCTGATCAGTTACGAACTGATCGAAGGGGCCCGCGACGGCCGGACCGTGGCGGACCTGATGAGCTACGGCACCACGCTGCTCACCCGCGACGACGTCATGGAAGGGGTGCCCGAGATGATCCACGATGTCCAGATCGAAGCGACCTTCCCGGACGGCACCAAGCTCGTCACCGTTCACGATCCCATCCGATAG
- a CDS encoding urease subunit beta, whose translation MIPGEYVLNSEPVTLNAGRDAIDVHVTNTGDRPIQVGSHYHFAEANAALDFDRAAAYGRRLDIPAGTAARFEPGDSRPVRLIELAGNREVFGLSNAVNGPLSQNQGVRK comes from the coding sequence ATGATCCCCGGAGAATACGTCCTCAATTCCGAACCGGTGACGCTCAACGCGGGACGGGACGCCATCGACGTCCATGTCACCAACACCGGAGACCGGCCCATCCAGGTCGGTTCGCATTACCACTTCGCCGAAGCCAACGCCGCCCTGGACTTTGACCGCGCGGCCGCCTACGGCCGCCGGCTGGACATCCCGGCAGGCACCGCCGCCCGGTTCGAGCCCGGCGACAGCAGGCCGGTCCGGCTGATCGAACTGGCAGGCAACCGCGAGGTCTTCGGGCTCAGCAACGCCGTCAACGGCCCCCTCTCCCAGAACCAAGGAGTACGCAAATGA
- a CDS encoding cupin domain-containing protein, whose amino-acid sequence MNDAATIQSPTMTAGHPIEFWAAKPLEALGGEYGRLRCRFINSHPVGSWDDFILSEWTLNSCAWEDFHPHSETAFVLEGELHIESRGKTVILRPGDSARVNPGGVGRYWAPVYARMITIYGPNPDGLESHSFRYSEV is encoded by the coding sequence ATGAACGATGCAGCCACCATTCAGTCCCCCACAATGACGGCGGGCCATCCAATTGAGTTCTGGGCAGCGAAGCCGCTGGAGGCCCTCGGCGGCGAGTATGGGCGCCTGCGCTGTCGGTTTATCAACTCCCACCCGGTGGGCAGCTGGGATGACTTTATCCTTTCGGAATGGACGCTTAATTCCTGCGCCTGGGAAGATTTTCACCCACACAGTGAGACCGCTTTTGTACTGGAGGGCGAACTCCACATTGAGAGCCGGGGCAAAACGGTCATCCTGCGGCCTGGTGATTCAGCACGCGTCAATCCCGGCGGTGTGGGCAGGTACTGGGCGCCGGTCTATGCGCGGATGATCACCATTTACGGCCCCAACCCCGATGGCCTCGAATCGCACTCCTTCCGGTATTCCGAAGTATGA
- a CDS encoding urease accessory protein UreF gives MPNTRTSYQLGLQQLTDSALPTGAFAHSLGFEGYIERGLIHDADSFGRWLSAFVGQQLTYSDGMAIRLLYEGTPVAELDPVLTAQLLPRQVREASITMGGRLLEIGGQVFPSPGLAEYSDLVSTGRAAGHQPLAFAVVARSLGVPLAEALAAYLFAAVTSLTQNAVRAIPLGQNAGQRLLGRAADDVAAAVERIGHLTPDDFGATTPGLEISQMRHERQRARMFMS, from the coding sequence ATGCCGAACACTCGCACTAGCTACCAGCTCGGGCTCCAGCAGCTGACGGACTCCGCACTTCCCACCGGGGCGTTCGCGCACTCGCTGGGGTTCGAGGGGTACATTGAGCGCGGGCTGATCCACGACGCCGATTCGTTCGGGCGCTGGCTCTCCGCCTTTGTGGGGCAGCAGCTGACCTACTCGGACGGGATGGCCATCCGCCTCCTCTACGAGGGAACACCCGTGGCGGAACTGGATCCCGTGCTCACGGCACAGCTCCTGCCCCGGCAGGTGCGCGAGGCCAGCATCACCATGGGCGGCCGGCTGCTGGAGATCGGCGGCCAGGTCTTCCCGTCGCCCGGGCTGGCGGAGTACAGCGACCTGGTGAGCACCGGCCGCGCCGCAGGCCACCAGCCGCTGGCGTTCGCCGTCGTCGCCCGTTCCCTGGGTGTGCCGCTGGCGGAGGCGCTCGCCGCGTACCTTTTCGCCGCGGTCACGTCGCTGACGCAGAACGCGGTGCGGGCCATTCCGCTCGGCCAGAACGCCGGGCAGCGGCTGCTGGGGAGAGCGGCCGACGACGTCGCTGCCGCAGTTGAGCGGATCGGGCACCTGACGCCGGACGACTTCGGGGCCACGACCCCCGGACTGGAAATTTCGCAGATGCGGCATGAGCGGCAACGTGCGCGCATGTTCATGAGCTAA
- a CDS encoding 2,3-butanediol dehydrogenase yields the protein MKAARFHARKDIRIEDIPEPELRAGAVKIDVAWCGICGTDLHEYLEGPIFCPAPGHPHPLSGEESPVTLGHEFSGTVTEVGDGVEGLAVGDNVVVEPYFVDGDCDMCQAGSYHLCRQMGFIGLSGGGGGLSEKIVVDKRWVHPIGDIPLDEAALIEPLSVAHHAVARSGAKAGDVALVGGSGPIGLLTAAVLKGMGVTTIISELTAARKEKAVSSGVADHVLDPSQEDVPARVRELTGGTGADVAFECAGVNAVLDTMLDAVRPGAVVVNVSIWGAPATVDMQKLVLKEIDLRGTIAYVRDHPAVIKMVQEGKVDLKPFITGRIALDDLVEQGFDTLINHKDTAVKVLVHP from the coding sequence ATGAAGGCAGCACGTTTCCATGCCCGCAAGGACATCCGCATCGAGGACATTCCGGAACCGGAACTCCGGGCCGGGGCAGTGAAGATCGACGTCGCGTGGTGCGGTATCTGCGGAACTGACCTGCACGAGTACCTGGAAGGGCCCATCTTCTGCCCGGCGCCGGGGCATCCGCACCCCCTCTCCGGCGAGGAGTCACCGGTGACCCTGGGGCACGAGTTCTCAGGGACTGTCACCGAGGTCGGCGACGGGGTGGAGGGGCTCGCGGTGGGCGACAACGTCGTCGTCGAACCCTATTTCGTGGACGGCGACTGCGACATGTGCCAGGCGGGCAGCTACCACCTCTGCCGGCAGATGGGCTTCATCGGGCTTTCCGGCGGCGGTGGCGGCCTGAGCGAAAAGATTGTGGTGGACAAGCGGTGGGTGCACCCGATCGGGGACATTCCGCTGGACGAGGCGGCCCTCATTGAACCGCTGTCCGTGGCGCACCACGCGGTGGCCCGCAGCGGCGCGAAGGCCGGCGATGTCGCCCTGGTGGGTGGGTCCGGGCCGATCGGGCTGCTCACTGCCGCGGTCCTGAAGGGCATGGGCGTGACCACCATCATCAGCGAGCTCACCGCGGCGCGGAAGGAGAAGGCTGTCTCCAGCGGGGTGGCGGACCACGTCCTGGATCCCAGCCAGGAGGACGTCCCCGCGCGGGTTCGCGAGCTCACCGGCGGAACCGGTGCCGACGTCGCGTTTGAGTGCGCCGGCGTGAACGCCGTGCTGGACACCATGCTCGACGCCGTCCGGCCGGGTGCCGTGGTGGTCAACGTGTCCATCTGGGGTGCTCCGGCCACGGTGGACATGCAGAAGCTGGTGCTGAAGGAGATCGATCTCCGCGGCACCATCGCCTACGTCCGCGACCACCCGGCCGTGATCAAGATGGTGCAGGAAGGCAAAGTGGACCTCAAGCCGTTCATCACCGGCAGGATCGCGCTGGATGACCTGGTGGAGCAGGGTTTCGACACCCTCATCAACCACAAGGACACCGCGGTGAAGGTGCTGGTGCATCCGTAG
- a CDS encoding TetR/AcrR family transcriptional regulator, whose translation MSEQGRSTKARRYQMNKRAEQVETTRQRIVDAAVALHGSVGPAKTTIAGVAEQAGVTRLTVYRHFADDAALYSACSSHWLSQQQLPDPAAWSELTDPLTRLHAGLADLYRFYRDGEPMLRRIYGDWAALPEGHRSDLAQRNNFFRDRLLEPFPEPDSGRLRAVVAHSVSFWTWRSLCHDNGLSNDDAVQAMTGLAAMTAGLQQPC comes from the coding sequence TTGAGTGAACAGGGCCGTTCAACCAAAGCCCGCCGGTACCAGATGAATAAGCGTGCCGAGCAGGTGGAAACCACGCGCCAGCGGATCGTGGACGCAGCGGTGGCACTGCACGGGTCAGTCGGCCCCGCCAAGACCACCATTGCGGGAGTGGCCGAGCAGGCAGGGGTGACGCGCCTGACGGTCTACCGGCATTTTGCGGACGACGCCGCGCTGTATTCCGCCTGCTCCTCGCACTGGCTCTCCCAGCAGCAGCTGCCGGATCCCGCCGCCTGGTCCGAGCTCACGGACCCGCTCACGCGCCTGCACGCCGGCCTGGCCGACCTTTACCGGTTTTATCGCGACGGCGAGCCGATGCTCAGGCGCATCTATGGCGATTGGGCCGCCCTTCCGGAAGGCCACCGCTCAGACCTCGCCCAGCGCAACAACTTCTTCCGCGACCGGCTTCTGGAGCCGTTTCCGGAACCGGACAGCGGCCGGCTACGCGCCGTCGTCGCGCATTCCGTTTCTTTCTGGACGTGGCGGTCTCTCTGCCACGACAACGGGCTTTCCAATGACGACGCCGTCCAGGCCATGACGGGGCTGGCAGCAATGACGGCAGGCCTGCAGCAGCCCTGCTGA